A genome region from Akkermansiaceae bacterium includes the following:
- a CDS encoding N-acetylmuramoyl-L-alanine amidase, whose translation MHLRNEGYLGTPIIGVLCFLVALSAPLRLTSAETTNNGWKMVKVGGRDYVSVESLKSFYNFSKLTRTGNNITLENEKVEMKLKVGGNECLMNNVKFVFSNSVITSGNGVYVSRMDLAKLIDPVLRPNFIKNAGDFRTVILDAGHGGKDPGTTNPIGTEANYNIRMALRLKPLLEAKGFKVKLIRETDRFYSLQERVNIANTVKENAIFISIHHNSGSPGSRTARGIETFTLSPPGVSHYGSALKASDAVERTGNEHDSANIALATALHGSVLRRLGNNTLDRGIKRARFSVLSGVKHPAVLFEGGFMSHPFEARLIANESYQAAVAAGIVDAIVRYRYAVGRSSAPAPKQ comes from the coding sequence ATGCATTTGCGAAACGAAGGCTACCTTGGCACACCGATCATCGGCGTCCTCTGTTTCCTTGTCGCCCTCTCCGCACCACTCAGGCTGACATCTGCGGAGACGACCAACAACGGCTGGAAGATGGTCAAGGTTGGCGGACGCGACTACGTTTCCGTGGAAAGCCTCAAAAGCTTCTACAATTTCAGCAAGCTGACCCGCACCGGCAACAACATCACCCTTGAGAACGAAAAGGTGGAGATGAAGCTCAAGGTTGGCGGCAACGAGTGCCTGATGAACAACGTGAAGTTCGTCTTCTCGAACTCGGTCATCACCTCGGGCAACGGCGTTTATGTTTCACGCATGGATCTCGCCAAACTCATCGATCCCGTCCTGCGCCCCAACTTCATCAAAAACGCCGGCGATTTCCGCACGGTCATCCTCGACGCAGGCCACGGCGGCAAGGATCCCGGCACCACCAACCCCATAGGCACGGAGGCGAACTACAACATCAGGATGGCCCTGCGCCTCAAACCCCTCCTCGAGGCCAAGGGCTTCAAGGTGAAGCTGATCCGCGAAACCGACCGATTCTATTCCCTGCAGGAGCGCGTGAACATCGCCAACACCGTAAAGGAAAACGCGATTTTCATCAGCATCCACCACAATTCCGGCAGCCCCGGCAGCCGCACGGCTCGCGGGATCGAGACGTTCACGCTTTCGCCTCCCGGCGTCTCCCACTACGGCTCCGCACTCAAGGCCAGCGATGCCGTGGAGCGCACCGGCAACGAGCACGACTCGGCAAACATCGCGCTCGCCACCGCCCTGCATGGCTCAGTCCTGCGCCGTCTCGGCAACAACACCCTCGATCGCGGCATCAAGCGCGCCCGCTTCAGCGTCCTTTCCGGCGTGAAGCACCCTGCCGTACTTTTCGAGGGCGGCTTCATGAGCCACCCCTTCGAAGCCCGGCTCATCGCCAACGAATCCTACCAGGCGGCCGTCGCAGCGGGCATCGTGGATGCCATCGTCCGCTACCGCTATGCGGTCGGGCGCAGCTCCGCCCCCGCGCCGAAGCAATGA
- the recN gene encoding DNA repair protein RecN produces MLTLLKIRNLALVDELAWELGSGLISVTGETGAGKSVIVGALKMILGERADKGLIRTGEDTCTIESVFDMKDPSEINAILEEGGLEPCEDTQIIIRRSIGATANRQFINDSPVTLTLLKKIGERLVDLHGPHDHQSLLSQERQLAMLDAFTGNDPLLTDYRNAYRSWREKSQELEEIQNASDASEQELELLRYQLGEISSAKLTEADGDELQDRYHRSSNSTRLVELAAQAVSALSDDDGILSRVSDLQRLVRDLERYDPSVSEKFAALETASIELQDLEATLTEYAEELDIDPSEAASIEERVNLVESLKRKYGPGIADVISREASIAERLDNIDNRSEKIEALTAALVESRKELEAIAKKLTAARKKAAPKLAKDIASQLKELGFKQSSFEVELTALKEPTLHGLESCNFLFGPNPGEPLHPLRQIASSGEISRVMLAVKSSLAEQDATPLMVFDEIDANVGGEIARAVGKKMALLGQLHQVIAITHFPQVAAIAAHHFVVEKEVASGRTRSKLYPVDGEKRIDELVRMLGGGGKQARDMAASLLEYGEEV; encoded by the coding sequence ATGCTCACCCTACTCAAGATCCGAAACCTCGCCCTCGTTGACGAACTCGCATGGGAACTCGGCTCCGGCCTGATTTCCGTCACCGGGGAAACAGGTGCAGGGAAATCCGTCATCGTCGGCGCCCTGAAAATGATACTCGGCGAACGCGCCGACAAAGGCCTCATTCGCACCGGCGAAGACACCTGCACCATTGAATCGGTCTTCGATATGAAAGACCCCTCCGAGATCAACGCGATCCTCGAAGAGGGCGGCCTGGAACCCTGCGAGGACACCCAGATCATCATCCGCCGCTCCATCGGAGCCACCGCGAACCGCCAGTTCATCAACGACTCCCCCGTCACCCTCACCCTCCTGAAAAAGATCGGCGAACGGCTCGTCGATCTCCACGGCCCGCACGACCACCAATCGCTGCTCTCCCAGGAACGCCAGCTCGCCATGCTGGATGCCTTCACAGGCAACGACCCCCTCCTGACCGATTACCGCAACGCCTACCGCTCGTGGCGGGAGAAATCCCAGGAGCTTGAGGAAATCCAGAACGCTTCCGACGCATCCGAACAAGAACTCGAACTCCTCCGCTATCAGCTCGGGGAAATTTCCTCCGCCAAACTAACGGAAGCCGATGGCGACGAGCTTCAGGATCGCTACCACCGCTCGTCCAACAGCACCCGCCTCGTCGAACTCGCCGCCCAGGCGGTCTCCGCCCTGTCGGATGACGATGGCATCCTCTCCCGCGTTTCCGATCTCCAGCGCCTCGTCCGCGACCTCGAACGTTACGATCCCTCCGTTTCCGAGAAATTCGCAGCCCTGGAAACGGCATCCATCGAGCTCCAGGATCTCGAGGCCACCCTGACCGAATACGCGGAGGAACTCGATATCGACCCCTCGGAAGCCGCCTCCATCGAGGAACGCGTCAACCTCGTCGAGTCCCTGAAACGCAAATACGGCCCAGGCATCGCGGACGTGATTTCCCGCGAAGCCAGCATCGCCGAACGCCTCGACAACATCGACAACCGCTCCGAGAAAATCGAAGCACTGACCGCCGCGCTGGTAGAGTCCCGCAAGGAACTCGAAGCGATTGCCAAAAAACTCACCGCCGCCCGCAAGAAGGCCGCGCCGAAACTCGCCAAGGACATCGCCTCCCAGCTCAAGGAACTCGGGTTCAAGCAATCCTCCTTCGAGGTCGAGCTGACCGCACTCAAGGAGCCCACCCTACACGGCCTGGAGTCCTGCAACTTCCTCTTCGGCCCCAATCCCGGTGAGCCGCTCCACCCGCTACGCCAGATCGCCTCCTCGGGGGAAATCTCCCGTGTCATGCTCGCGGTGAAATCCTCCCTCGCCGAGCAGGACGCCACCCCGCTCATGGTCTTCGACGAGATCGACGCCAACGTCGGCGGTGAGATCGCCCGCGCCGTCGGAAAGAAAATGGCGCTTCTCGGCCAGCTCCACCAGGTCATCGCCATCACCCACTTCCCGCAGGTCGCAGCCATCGCCGCCCACCACTTCGTCGTCGAGAAGGAAGTCGCCTCCGGCCGGACCCGCTCCAAGCTCTACCCGGTCGATGGCGAGAAACGCATCGACGAACTCGTCCGCATGCTGGGCGGCGGAGGAAAGCAGGCACGCGACATGGCGGCCTCGCTCCTGGAATATGGGGAAGAGGTTTGA
- a CDS encoding methionyl-tRNA formyltransferase, with protein sequence MKIAFIATGDIALPTFRHLIESGRKPCVLITQPDKPVGRSQSSTVPPAVKTLALEHGIPVWQPEKIGEIAAELAELSPDIAVVMAYGQIIGKAVRQAPAKAIINLHASILPKYRGASCIQSAIANGDAETGITIMHVIRGLDAGDIITAKRIPIGENETGGELHDRLAALGPAALSEALGILGENPKAGIPQNPDQVSHAPKLLREDGRLDFSREAEAIERTIRAYDPWPGTYAEVSLKGKNKRLKIFPPVRIRDHRLAAGELLRHEGELLIGCGGKSLALSDVQPEGSRRMPAAAFANSL encoded by the coding sequence ATGAAAATCGCCTTCATCGCCACCGGAGACATCGCGCTCCCGACCTTTCGCCACCTCATCGAAAGCGGGCGCAAGCCCTGCGTCCTCATCACCCAGCCGGACAAGCCGGTCGGGCGCAGCCAGAGCAGCACGGTGCCGCCGGCGGTCAAGACGCTTGCCCTGGAACACGGCATCCCCGTCTGGCAGCCGGAAAAGATCGGGGAGATCGCCGCTGAACTCGCAGAGCTTTCGCCTGACATCGCGGTTGTCATGGCATACGGGCAAATCATCGGGAAAGCTGTCCGCCAGGCCCCTGCGAAGGCGATCATCAACCTCCACGCCTCCATCCTTCCGAAATATCGCGGAGCCTCCTGCATCCAGTCCGCAATCGCGAACGGCGATGCGGAAACCGGCATCACCATCATGCACGTCATCCGCGGGCTGGATGCGGGCGATATCATCACCGCAAAAAGAATCCCCATCGGGGAAAACGAAACCGGCGGCGAACTCCACGACCGCCTCGCCGCCCTCGGCCCCGCCGCCCTCTCGGAAGCATTGGGGATCCTTGGCGAAAACCCAAAGGCAGGCATTCCCCAGAATCCCGATCAAGTCAGCCACGCGCCAAAGCTCCTCCGCGAGGACGGACGCCTGGATTTCTCCCGGGAGGCGGAAGCCATCGAGCGGACAATACGCGCCTACGACCCCTGGCCGGGAACCTATGCGGAAGTTTCCCTGAAAGGAAAAAACAAGCGGCTGAAAATCTTCCCGCCTGTTCGAATCCGCGATCACCGCCTGGCTGCCGGAGAGCTGCTCAGGCACGAGGGCGAGCTGCTCATCGGCTGCGGGGGGAAATCCCTGGCCCTTTCCGATGTCCAGCCGGAGGGATCCAGGCGGATGCCCGCAGCCGCTTTCGCTAACAGCCTCTGA
- a CDS encoding YdcF family protein, which produces MAVKALGETLAPDTLMARRRSRLFTWFRRIILLGGVLFLLGVALIAYTNLLPAWASRGRLFEDAATLPAAKVGLVFGTTDSINGRENLYFRYRIDAAVKVWNAGKVGTLIVSGDNRSKYYNEPEKMKAALIAEGVPGDRIVCDYAGLRTFDSVVRAKEIFGADTILVISQGFQNERAIYLAQAYGMEAYGFNARDLGFRAGFRTKVREVGARVKMWLDIHFLDTKPTHLGEKVEMPE; this is translated from the coding sequence ATGGCCGTCAAAGCCCTTGGAGAAACCCTTGCCCCAGACACCTTGATGGCGAGGCGGAGATCAAGGCTGTTCACATGGTTCAGGCGCATCATCCTGCTCGGCGGTGTGTTGTTTTTGCTTGGGGTGGCGCTGATCGCCTACACCAACCTGCTCCCGGCCTGGGCATCGCGGGGCAGGCTTTTCGAGGATGCCGCCACGCTCCCGGCGGCGAAGGTGGGGCTGGTTTTCGGGACGACCGATAGCATCAACGGCCGGGAGAACCTGTATTTCCGCTACCGCATCGATGCCGCCGTGAAAGTCTGGAACGCGGGCAAGGTGGGTACGCTCATCGTCTCCGGGGACAACCGCAGCAAGTACTACAACGAGCCCGAGAAAATGAAGGCCGCGCTGATTGCGGAGGGCGTGCCGGGGGATCGCATCGTCTGCGATTACGCGGGGCTGCGCACCTTCGATTCGGTGGTGCGGGCGAAGGAGATTTTCGGTGCGGACACGATACTGGTCATCAGCCAGGGATTCCAGAACGAGCGGGCGATCTACCTGGCGCAGGCCTATGGGATGGAGGCTTATGGATTCAATGCGCGCGACCTGGGCTTCAGGGCGGGTTTCAGAACGAAAGTCCGCGAGGTCGGTGCGCGAGTGAAGATGTGGCTGGACATCCATTTCCTCGATACCAAGCCCACCCATCTCGGCGAGAAGGTGGAAATGCCGGAGTGA
- a CDS encoding diacylglycerol kinase family lipid kinase, which yields MSLPRRYPLIFNPRARSQKGGKARQFLMEHANRFALYATNTGQEAVDLARKFADDGEPVVIAAGGDGTLNAVVSGLAGSRTALGVMPAGTMNVFARELGIPSNSLPKAFEVIEKGLIREVDLFSANGAPFVQMAGVGFDAKVIEETTWESKKMLGPLAYLLAAVKVLGEKPPKVEVTTAEGRRETGVAVLCGNGSLYGGQFRLFRKADNTDSMLDVIVFKEAGYRFVLDSLAGIARGGIDLADSTAYFQSSGITVTSDREVPVEIDGEWLGRYRQVEFRETDSRLRVLAPEVACGTPFMDTMRSILQWPSKPLEKPLPQTP from the coding sequence ATGTCCCTGCCACGGCGATATCCGCTGATCTTCAATCCCCGCGCCCGCAGCCAGAAGGGCGGGAAGGCACGGCAATTCCTCATGGAACACGCGAACCGCTTCGCCCTCTACGCGACGAACACCGGGCAGGAGGCGGTGGATCTGGCGAGGAAATTTGCGGATGACGGCGAGCCGGTGGTGATCGCCGCAGGTGGCGACGGCACGCTCAACGCGGTCGTCTCGGGGTTGGCCGGGAGCCGCACGGCGCTGGGCGTGATGCCCGCCGGGACGATGAACGTCTTCGCCCGCGAGCTTGGCATCCCTTCCAACAGTCTTCCGAAAGCCTTTGAGGTCATCGAGAAAGGCCTCATCCGGGAAGTGGACCTTTTCTCCGCGAACGGAGCGCCTTTCGTGCAGATGGCCGGGGTCGGCTTCGATGCGAAGGTGATCGAGGAGACCACCTGGGAGAGCAAGAAAATGCTCGGACCGCTGGCCTATCTGCTGGCAGCCGTGAAAGTGCTCGGGGAAAAGCCGCCGAAGGTGGAGGTCACCACGGCGGAGGGCAGGCGGGAGACCGGGGTGGCTGTGCTGTGCGGGAACGGCTCGCTCTATGGCGGTCAGTTCCGGCTGTTCCGCAAAGCGGACAACACCGACTCAATGCTCGATGTAATCGTTTTCAAGGAGGCCGGTTACCGGTTCGTCCTGGATTCCCTGGCGGGCATTGCCCGCGGCGGGATCGATCTCGCGGATTCGACCGCGTATTTCCAGTCATCCGGAATCACGGTGACATCGGATCGCGAGGTGCCCGTGGAGATCGACGGCGAATGGCTGGGCCGATACAGGCAGGTGGAGTTCCGGGAAACCGACTCGCGTCTGCGGGTGCTGGCTCCGGAAGTAGCCTGCGGAACGCCGTTCATGGACACCATGAGATCCATTTTGCAATGGCCGTCAAAGCCCTTGGAGAAACCCTTGCCCCAGACACCTTGA
- the maf gene encoding septum formation protein Maf — protein MRLILASGSPRRRELLEKAGLHFEVIPSPAEEIHDASLGMAGLCEENARLKAAAVAVHHPEAIVIGADTLVFLEGEPLGKPKHTTEAADMLRRLSGRAHHVCTGVCICGPGGEVRRLHAVTEVHFRVLDEETIRGYLSKTSPLDKAGAYGIQDHGDMIVKRIAGPYDNVMGLPVEEVIHALREMGLPIPPG, from the coding sequence ATGAGGCTGATCCTTGCATCCGGCTCGCCGAGGAGGCGGGAGCTGCTGGAAAAGGCCGGCCTGCATTTCGAGGTGATCCCCTCGCCAGCCGAGGAAATCCATGACGCCTCGCTCGGAATGGCCGGGCTATGCGAGGAAAATGCCCGGCTCAAGGCGGCAGCGGTGGCAGTCCATCATCCGGAGGCGATCGTGATCGGTGCGGACACGCTGGTATTCCTCGAAGGCGAACCGCTCGGAAAACCCAAGCACACCACGGAGGCCGCTGACATGCTCCGCAGGCTTTCGGGCCGAGCCCATCATGTCTGCACCGGCGTGTGCATCTGCGGGCCGGGTGGCGAGGTGAGACGGCTGCATGCTGTGACGGAAGTCCATTTCCGGGTCTTGGATGAGGAAACGATCCGCGGATACCTCTCGAAGACCAGCCCCCTGGACAAGGCGGGAGCCTATGGGATCCAGGATCACGGGGATATGATCGTGAAGCGGATCGCCGGCCCCTATGACAATGTGATGGGGCTGCCGGTGGAGGAGGTGATCCATGCGCTTCGGGAAATGGGGTTGCCCATCCCTCCGGGATAG
- a CDS encoding SMP-30/gluconolactonase/LRE family protein, translating into MTDIEVVGTRKCQWGEGAVWWGNALLYVDIEGKMIHRFTPDTGLEQSWETGQRVGTVVPREGGGFVFAGDEGLFFLDEKTGDIAPIGDPEPDKADNRFNDGKCSPDGRFFAGTISLVKKEGDAKLYRLDPDLSLHEAYGPVTNSNGIVWSADGKTCYYIDTPRKEVLAFEYADGNLKNPRAVVSTEHHEASPDGMAIDADGNLWIAFCHGACVCCFSPESGEELRRVSLPCLETTSCAFGGPDLGDLYVTTGIHKIRVEEHAGRLFRIRGLGVQGLSANAFKG; encoded by the coding sequence ATGACGGATATCGAAGTGGTTGGGACAAGGAAATGCCAGTGGGGCGAGGGTGCGGTTTGGTGGGGCAACGCGCTGCTGTATGTGGACATCGAGGGGAAAATGATACATCGCTTCACCCCGGATACCGGGCTGGAGCAATCCTGGGAAACCGGACAGCGGGTCGGAACGGTGGTGCCGCGCGAGGGTGGGGGATTCGTCTTCGCGGGGGACGAAGGGCTGTTTTTCCTCGATGAGAAAACGGGAGACATCGCCCCGATTGGCGATCCGGAGCCGGACAAGGCGGACAACCGTTTCAACGACGGGAAATGTTCTCCGGACGGTCGGTTTTTCGCCGGGACGATCAGCCTCGTAAAAAAGGAGGGCGATGCGAAGCTCTACCGCCTCGATCCCGATTTGAGCCTCCACGAAGCCTATGGCCCGGTGACGAACTCGAACGGGATCGTGTGGTCTGCCGACGGGAAGACCTGCTACTACATCGACACCCCTCGCAAGGAGGTGCTGGCCTTCGAGTATGCGGATGGAAACCTGAAAAACCCCCGGGCCGTGGTTTCCACGGAGCATCACGAGGCCTCGCCGGACGGGATGGCGATCGATGCGGACGGGAACCTCTGGATCGCGTTCTGCCATGGTGCCTGTGTCTGCTGTTTCAGCCCGGAGAGCGGGGAGGAGTTGCGCAGGGTCAGCCTGCCATGCCTTGAGACGACGTCTTGCGCCTTCGGTGGCCCGGATCTCGGCGATCTCTACGTGACGACCGGGATCCACAAGATCCGGGTGGAGGAGCATGCGGGTCGATTGTTCCGCATCCGCGGGCTGGGTGTGCAAGGCCTGTCCGCAAACGCTTTCAAGGGATGA
- the hflX gene encoding GTPase HflX, with product MFEVRQKPEMVERALLVRFYFNDHEADESASLLIELGELVSTLGIEVVDSVLSKPREMKKKFLCGTGKAAEIVALAKAHECDVIVFDNSFAPSQQREWEKLADLCVIDREEVILDIFAKRAQTREARLQVELARMQYALPRLARMWGHLDREGGGGGSGGGGGAERGMGEKQIEIDRRLAHLSIDRCKRELEIVRKQRKTQRKEREKTDTPHGSIVGYTNAGKSTLLNILSGSDVMAKDMLFATLDTTTRRIELPDGQPLLITDTVGFVRNLPHRLVEAFKATLEESVLSDFLIHVLDATAPEIETFQTTTMKVLEELGAVDKPTITVLNKIDAVSDPERIAFLDRTFPDAIRASSLNGEGLPALLKACSHILADRVSRCHYRIPQVRGDLLNLLHRDAKVLSTDYEQNDILISAVVPADIAGRLESFLVPA from the coding sequence ATGTTCGAAGTCAGGCAGAAACCGGAAATGGTCGAGCGCGCCCTCCTGGTGCGCTTCTATTTCAACGACCACGAGGCGGACGAATCCGCCTCCCTCCTCATCGAACTCGGCGAACTCGTCTCCACCCTCGGCATCGAGGTGGTGGATTCAGTCCTATCAAAACCCCGTGAGATGAAGAAAAAATTCCTCTGCGGCACCGGCAAGGCGGCGGAGATCGTAGCGCTCGCAAAGGCGCACGAATGCGATGTCATCGTCTTCGACAACAGCTTCGCCCCTTCCCAGCAGCGCGAGTGGGAAAAGCTCGCAGATCTCTGTGTGATCGACCGCGAGGAGGTCATCCTCGACATTTTCGCGAAGCGCGCCCAGACCCGCGAAGCCCGCCTTCAGGTGGAGCTCGCGCGAATGCAATACGCCCTCCCACGCCTTGCCAGGATGTGGGGTCACCTTGACCGCGAGGGCGGCGGTGGCGGCTCCGGCGGCGGTGGCGGTGCGGAGCGCGGCATGGGTGAGAAACAGATCGAGATCGACCGCCGCCTCGCACACCTCAGCATCGACCGCTGCAAGCGCGAGCTGGAAATCGTCCGCAAGCAGCGCAAGACCCAGCGCAAGGAGCGCGAAAAAACGGACACCCCCCACGGCTCCATCGTCGGCTATACGAACGCTGGGAAATCCACCCTGCTCAACATACTGTCCGGCTCCGATGTGATGGCCAAGGACATGCTCTTCGCCACCCTCGACACCACCACCCGCCGTATCGAGCTACCCGACGGCCAGCCGCTGCTCATCACCGATACGGTCGGATTCGTCCGCAACCTCCCCCATCGCCTCGTCGAGGCTTTTAAAGCCACCCTGGAGGAATCCGTCCTCTCCGACTTCCTCATCCACGTCCTCGATGCCACCGCCCCCGAAATCGAAACATTCCAAACGACAACAATGAAAGTCCTCGAGGAGCTCGGAGCGGTTGACAAACCCACCATCACCGTCCTCAACAAGATCGACGCAGTCAGCGATCCCGAAAGGATCGCCTTCCTCGACCGCACCTTTCCGGATGCGATCCGCGCCTCCTCGCTCAACGGAGAGGGGCTTCCTGCACTGCTCAAGGCCTGTTCCCACATCCTCGCAGACCGCGTCTCCCGCTGCCACTACCGCATCCCCCAGGTGCGCGGAGATCTTCTCAACCTCCTCCACAGGGACGCGAAAGTCCTCTCGACCGACTACGAGCAGAACGACATCCTCATCAGCGCCGTCGTCCCCGCTGACATCGCCGGACGCCTGGAAAGTTTCCTCGTGCCAGCCTGA
- a CDS encoding L,D-transpeptidase family protein produces the protein MTMRFLTTVLLVLPFAAFSQTENTDRPVLKALPLDFEDQPPQPAITVRPALPPQAPEAAALPIPTPAPMPIPATAADPTASIDEKPTGDDAVRLQIFLDQSNFGPGVIDGKIGRFSELAVRSWNENQGHPIESWRAANIAARAAVPNPYAVAIVPEAAEKWVNPGLSHKRPEQAKAKQMSYRSIGEFMSERYHTDVPYLISLNSASKINNLKPRDTIIVPNVKAFEVELLTDRSYSELEDLGERYAVVDTKNNQVRIFAAAPRPNIISDPGLSSAPLPNKALLASFPITPGKPQFVELGSWKLKNMVELPWWRYDQQLLDTGKRSENALMIPPGPNSPVGIIWNGTTRPGIGLHGTSDPETIGRSQSAGCIRLANWDAIRLPTLIRPGATIEIR, from the coding sequence ATGACCATGCGTTTCCTGACCACCGTTCTCCTCGTCCTCCCGTTCGCTGCCTTTTCCCAGACGGAAAACACCGACCGCCCCGTGCTCAAGGCGCTGCCCTTGGATTTCGAGGATCAGCCACCGCAACCCGCCATCACAGTTCGACCAGCGCTTCCCCCACAAGCGCCTGAAGCCGCTGCGCTGCCAATCCCCACACCGGCTCCCATGCCGATCCCAGCCACCGCGGCTGATCCCACCGCCAGCATCGATGAAAAACCGACAGGCGACGATGCCGTCCGGCTCCAGATCTTTCTCGACCAATCAAACTTCGGCCCGGGAGTGATCGATGGGAAAATCGGGCGTTTCTCCGAGCTCGCCGTCCGGTCGTGGAACGAAAACCAGGGTCATCCCATCGAAAGCTGGCGCGCCGCAAACATCGCGGCACGGGCCGCCGTTCCAAATCCCTATGCGGTCGCGATCGTGCCGGAGGCCGCGGAGAAATGGGTGAACCCCGGCCTCTCCCACAAAAGGCCGGAGCAGGCCAAGGCCAAGCAGATGTCCTACCGCAGCATCGGCGAATTCATGTCCGAGCGCTACCACACCGATGTCCCATACCTCATCTCGCTCAACTCCGCCTCCAAGATCAACAATCTCAAACCCCGCGACACAATCATCGTTCCAAACGTCAAAGCCTTTGAGGTGGAGCTCCTCACCGACCGCTCCTATTCCGAACTCGAAGACCTCGGCGAGCGCTATGCGGTGGTGGATACGAAAAACAACCAGGTGCGGATCTTTGCCGCCGCCCCACGCCCCAACATCATCTCCGATCCCGGCCTGTCATCCGCCCCGCTTCCGAACAAAGCCCTCCTCGCATCCTTCCCGATCACCCCCGGCAAGCCCCAGTTCGTCGAACTCGGCAGTTGGAAGCTCAAGAACATGGTCGAACTGCCCTGGTGGCGCTACGACCAGCAACTGCTCGACACCGGCAAGCGCTCTGAAAACGCCCTGATGATCCCCCCCGGCCCCAACTCACCCGTTGGCATCATCTGGAACGGCACCACCCGCCCGGGCATAGGCCTCCACGGCACCTCGGATCCCGAAACCATAGGCCGCTCCCAATCCGCCGGCTGCATCCGCCTCGCCAACTGGGATGCAATCCGCCTCCCCACCCTCATCCGGCCCGGCGCAACCATCGAGATACGGTAG
- a CDS encoding peptidylprolyl isomerase, with protein MNSFTKFSLRFGAYLLVLGYLAGDLYIFNGPLNRRIQASNPNSPESIAMAKANGVVARVFNHQITRTQLDYAIHERLWLEGKELADLSPDAKKLITYAALGELIDHELIRVKAKVNTKELPVSDQETDERIKRFASRFETKGHLEAAMKSMGIADETALRNRIAARIQQEKYVAMRVDPLVKVSEGEIAEFHQTHKQDLTVPERIRASHIFIATLNKPSEEAKATLESALADLKAEKKDFATLAKELSEDTSTKQKAGDLGWMSRKRLPVDFAESVFHLPKDSPTLIRTKLGWHIVTVTDRKAAKLRSIDECREEIIAALSATKRHQAVNDFRSALRRFETEKIDIFHDQLTP; from the coding sequence ATGAACTCCTTCACCAAATTCTCCCTCCGCTTCGGCGCCTACCTGCTTGTGCTCGGCTACCTTGCCGGGGATCTCTATATCTTCAACGGCCCGCTGAACAGGCGCATCCAGGCTTCCAATCCCAATAGCCCGGAATCCATCGCAATGGCCAAGGCGAACGGGGTGGTGGCACGGGTTTTCAACCACCAGATCACCCGCACCCAGCTCGATTACGCAATCCATGAACGTCTCTGGCTTGAGGGCAAGGAACTTGCCGACCTATCCCCCGATGCGAAAAAACTCATCACCTACGCCGCCCTCGGCGAACTCATCGACCACGAACTGATCCGCGTTAAGGCCAAGGTCAACACCAAGGAACTCCCCGTCTCCGATCAGGAAACCGATGAGCGGATCAAACGCTTCGCCTCAAGGTTCGAGACCAAAGGCCACCTCGAGGCCGCCATGAAGTCCATGGGCATCGCCGATGAGACCGCCCTCCGCAACCGCATCGCCGCGCGGATCCAGCAGGAGAAATACGTCGCCATGCGCGTCGATCCGCTGGTGAAAGTTTCCGAAGGGGAGATCGCGGAATTCCACCAAACCCACAAACAGGATCTCACCGTTCCGGAGCGTATCCGCGCCAGCCACATCTTCATCGCAACCCTCAACAAACCATCCGAAGAGGCCAAGGCCACCCTGGAATCGGCCCTTGCCGATCTCAAGGCGGAGAAAAAGGACTTCGCAACCCTCGCCAAGGAACTCTCCGAAGACACCTCAACCAAGCAAAAAGCCGGCGACCTCGGCTGGATGAGCCGCAAGCGCCTGCCTGTCGATTTCGCAGAATCTGTTTTCCACCTTCCCAAGGACTCACCCACCCTCATCCGCACCAAGCTCGGCTGGCACATCGTCACCGTCACGGATCGGAAAGCCGCCAAACTGCGTAGTATCGACGAATGCCGCGAGGAAATCATCGCCGCCCTCTCCGCAACCAAGCGCCACCAGGCAGTCAACGATTTCCGCTCCGCCTTGCGCCGCTTCGAGACGGAAAAGATCGACATCTTCCACGACCAGCTCACCCCCTAG